The proteins below are encoded in one region of Candidatus Thiodiazotropha sp. LNASS1:
- a CDS encoding MBL fold metallo-hydrolase yields the protein MSLRFAILGSGSQGNALVIETASVRILVDCGFPAREIECRLSGLGIEADSLTAILVTHEHSDHVRGLGPLARRYGIPVWMTAGTFHGANYGKLPTLHQIDSHTGWWFIGDLAVAPYPVPHDSREPCQFLFRAGGGTLGLLTDTGYITPHIAGILQACDSLVLEFNHDSQMLANGPYPPSLQARVGGSHGHLNNHQAVGLLKRLQTSRLQHVVASHLSEKNNSPGLVTELILQQLPDLSDRFSIASQHDITDWFRLPITQQV from the coding sequence GTGTCGTTACGATTCGCCATACTGGGTAGCGGCAGTCAGGGAAATGCCCTGGTTATCGAGACCGCATCAGTCAGAATTCTGGTGGATTGCGGGTTTCCAGCCCGCGAAATCGAGTGTCGCCTGAGCGGGTTGGGCATTGAGGCGGATTCTCTGACCGCTATTCTTGTCACCCATGAGCATTCGGACCATGTTCGGGGCCTGGGTCCCCTGGCCAGGCGTTATGGTATTCCGGTATGGATGACTGCGGGGACGTTCCATGGCGCCAATTACGGTAAGTTGCCCACTCTGCACCAGATTGACAGCCATACCGGGTGGTGGTTCATTGGCGACCTGGCTGTGGCCCCCTATCCGGTCCCTCATGACTCCAGAGAGCCCTGCCAATTTCTTTTTCGTGCCGGGGGGGGCACACTGGGACTACTTACGGATACAGGTTATATCACGCCGCATATCGCAGGTATTCTGCAGGCATGCGACAGTCTGGTGCTTGAATTCAATCATGATTCGCAGATGTTGGCGAATGGGCCCTATCCCCCCAGTCTACAGGCAAGGGTCGGGGGATCCCATGGCCATTTGAACAATCACCAGGCAGTTGGACTGCTGAAGCGTTTACAAACGTCCCGACTACAACACGTGGTAGCATCCCATCTGAGTGAGAAGAACAACTCCCCCGGACTGGTGACTGAGCTGATACTTCAGCAGTTGCCCGACCTGAGCGATCGGTTTTCCATCGCATCACAGCATGATATTACAGATTGGTTTCGACTGCCGATCACACAGCAGGTCTGA
- a CDS encoding ATP-binding protein, with product MTDPNEEAIKIKKERVRLLYANGTTLIIANLIAGLIFFYLNRAWEIPLGLIWGGLLTVVLVGQTVLTFIVRRSALERIQMWRYALLPGIFMLGLLWAAALIHLLTHPMETDYLVIDLVLIGTVFLLTALLLTIDTFFSIIFVLTASALVFLSISGNKDLVSDEFLIGMIAYALALLILSAWMMVYQQGFLLLAANRVLLHERMVASETELSEMRSRLIVENDQRQTVEQELFLAKEAAESANLAKSEFLATMSHEIRTPLNGILPILEMLLETKLNGEQKQFVTTALNSSQVLLSIINDILDFSKIEAGKLDLEFIDVTLKDVISQVTSLMKNAADRRSLKLTYNIARDVPRIVRGDPIRLRQILTNLVSNAVKFTEKGEVSVEVSTRQSTRTEVELLFAVRDTGMGMSDEHVQRLFEPFSQADASTTRKHGGTGLGLVICKRLTELMGGRIGVKSHIGRGSYFWFILPMRKSLQEIPSSRRNLNDIRTLLLAEKNNPEIKVLANSLKELGMILEQTDDQYDALSKLKTSANLGASWRYELLVIDAEFTSVNLLQVVNSAREIAHMRDVSVLAINVPVESIETLEGLSIECLSSSGRSKDIKQRLYRIFDVEQISTASTTPEEVPVPRLPDDHLNWLDKQGGEEGIRQPGSEREEDREAMMQHTRLAGRVLVVEDNPVNQAVVKKMLEKAGLSPITANDGMEAMEAMHQEQFDVVLMDCQMPRMDGYEATEAIRDREATHGLMRTPVIAMTANAMAGDREKCLAVGMDDYLSKPVKPAQLENMLRQWLPMEEMIGQGEERLVVEQVSGGEEISMESIDTSSESLQSEGDSSMPVSGMIDRTVLEELYEIMEDEFVSVLESYLKSAPGLMHGIRDAVKDRDMDALVKSAHPLKSSSANVGAMELSILARELEFKGRQNDTSGLVSSYNQTADIYRRTISELKTIIDRGSIH from the coding sequence ATGACAGATCCAAACGAAGAAGCGATTAAAATAAAAAAAGAGCGGGTACGGTTGTTATATGCAAACGGTACGACGCTTATTATTGCCAACCTTATTGCCGGACTGATCTTCTTTTATCTAAACAGGGCCTGGGAAATCCCGTTGGGGTTGATCTGGGGTGGTTTGCTGACAGTGGTCCTGGTAGGTCAGACCGTGCTGACCTTTATTGTGCGCAGAAGTGCCCTGGAACGCATACAGATGTGGCGTTATGCGTTGTTGCCCGGCATTTTTATGCTGGGATTGTTATGGGCCGCCGCACTGATCCATCTGCTGACCCATCCCATGGAGACCGATTACCTGGTCATAGATCTGGTATTGATCGGTACGGTTTTTCTTCTCACTGCGTTGCTGCTGACCATAGATACCTTTTTTAGCATCATTTTCGTCCTGACCGCTTCCGCACTCGTGTTTCTCAGCATTTCAGGAAACAAAGATCTCGTATCCGATGAATTTCTGATCGGGATGATCGCCTATGCCTTGGCGTTGTTGATACTATCAGCCTGGATGATGGTGTATCAGCAGGGTTTCCTGCTGCTTGCCGCTAACCGCGTGTTGCTGCATGAACGCATGGTCGCTTCCGAGACCGAGCTCAGCGAAATGAGAAGTCGTCTGATCGTGGAGAATGATCAGCGACAAACAGTGGAGCAGGAGCTGTTCCTGGCCAAAGAGGCTGCTGAGAGTGCAAATCTCGCTAAGTCAGAGTTCCTGGCCACAATGAGTCATGAAATCAGGACTCCGCTGAACGGCATCCTGCCGATCCTTGAAATGCTGTTGGAGACTAAACTGAATGGTGAACAAAAGCAATTTGTCACCACTGCGCTCAACTCTTCCCAGGTGTTGCTCAGTATCATCAACGATATTCTCGACTTCTCCAAGATCGAAGCGGGCAAGTTGGATCTGGAGTTTATTGATGTCACCTTAAAGGATGTCATCAGTCAGGTGACGTCATTGATGAAAAACGCCGCTGATCGGCGCAGTTTGAAGCTTACATATAATATTGCCCGGGATGTGCCGAGAATCGTGCGTGGAGATCCAATCCGGCTTCGTCAGATCCTGACCAACCTGGTCAGCAATGCAGTAAAATTCACCGAGAAGGGCGAAGTCTCCGTGGAGGTTTCCACCCGTCAGTCGACACGGACAGAGGTGGAATTGTTGTTTGCCGTAAGAGATACCGGTATGGGGATGTCGGATGAACACGTGCAGCGTCTTTTCGAACCGTTTTCTCAAGCTGACGCATCGACCACCAGAAAACATGGTGGAACAGGATTGGGCCTGGTCATTTGCAAGCGCCTGACCGAACTGATGGGGGGACGGATCGGCGTGAAGTCTCATATAGGAAGGGGATCCTATTTCTGGTTTATTCTACCGATGAGAAAGTCACTGCAGGAGATTCCTTCCAGCCGACGAAATCTCAATGATATCCGCACTCTGTTGTTGGCTGAAAAAAATAACCCTGAAATCAAGGTATTGGCGAATTCTCTAAAAGAACTGGGGATGATACTGGAGCAAACAGATGACCAGTACGACGCACTATCCAAACTGAAAACGTCAGCAAATCTGGGCGCCAGTTGGCGCTATGAACTGCTCGTGATCGATGCTGAGTTCACCAGTGTCAATCTGCTTCAGGTTGTCAATTCCGCACGTGAGATTGCCCACATGAGAGATGTCAGTGTTTTGGCGATCAATGTTCCGGTAGAGAGCATCGAAACGCTCGAGGGCTTGTCGATTGAGTGTTTGAGCAGTAGCGGCAGAAGCAAGGATATCAAACAGCGTCTGTATAGAATCTTCGATGTGGAGCAAATATCGACGGCGTCCACCACACCCGAAGAGGTTCCGGTTCCTCGGTTGCCTGACGATCACTTGAACTGGCTTGACAAGCAGGGTGGCGAGGAGGGTATTAGGCAGCCGGGGAGCGAGAGGGAGGAGGACCGCGAAGCAATGATGCAACACACCCGACTCGCGGGACGCGTGCTGGTGGTTGAGGATAACCCGGTCAATCAGGCGGTAGTGAAGAAAATGCTGGAGAAGGCGGGGCTTTCGCCGATAACAGCAAATGACGGTATGGAGGCGATGGAGGCCATGCATCAGGAACAGTTCGATGTGGTTCTGATGGATTGCCAGATGCCGCGCATGGATGGATATGAGGCGACTGAGGCGATCAGGGATAGGGAGGCTACCCATGGACTGATGCGCACGCCGGTGATTGCCATGACTGCGAACGCCATGGCGGGGGATCGGGAAAAATGCCTGGCGGTCGGCATGGATGATTACCTCTCGAAGCCGGTCAAACCGGCTCAACTTGAGAATATGTTGCGTCAGTGGCTGCCCATGGAGGAGATGATCGGCCAGGGTGAGGAGCGATTGGTGGTGGAACAGGTCAGCGGCGGTGAAGAGATATCGATGGAATCAATCGATACATCGAGCGAAAGCTTGCAGAGCGAAGGAGACAGCAGTATGCCAGTCAGTGGCATGATAGACCGCACTGTTTTGGAGGAGTTGTATGAGATCATGGAGGACGAATTCGTTTCCGTGCTCGAGAGCTATCTAAAAAGTGCGCCCGGGCTCATGCATGGTATACGGGATGCCGTAAAGGATCGTGACATGGATGCCCTGGTGAAGTCAGCCCACCCGTTAAAATCGAGTAGCGCCAATGTGGGGGCGATGGAGCTCTCCATCCTTGCCCGAGAACTGGAGTTCAAGGGGCGTCAGAATGATACCTCGGGATTGGTCAGTAGTTATAACCAAACCGCAGATATATATCGCCGGACCATTTCAGAACTGAAGACGATCATTGATCGGGGCAGTATTCATTAG
- a CDS encoding glycine cleavage system protein R: MSTPKNYLVISALGKDQPGIVKALSRKILDEGCNITDSRMTVLGGEFAILLLIEGPWNTLAKLESAVPELQEDLGLTIICKRTEGKVRSSNLLPYMVEVVSMDHPGIVNQLAEFFSERDINIEDMVTNSYSAAHTGTPMFSVHMSVGIPSEIHIAALREEFMDYCDALNLDAVIEPIKG; this comes from the coding sequence ATGTCTACGCCAAAGAATTATCTGGTCATCTCAGCACTTGGAAAAGATCAGCCTGGGATCGTCAAAGCCCTTTCGAGAAAGATACTTGATGAAGGTTGCAATATTACCGACAGCAGAATGACGGTCTTGGGGGGGGAATTCGCCATCCTGCTGCTGATCGAGGGTCCCTGGAACACCCTGGCGAAACTTGAATCCGCAGTACCCGAACTACAGGAGGACCTGGGACTCACCATCATCTGCAAACGTACGGAAGGTAAGGTGCGCAGCAGCAACCTCCTGCCTTACATGGTCGAAGTGGTCTCTATGGACCATCCCGGTATTGTCAATCAGTTGGCTGAATTCTTCTCTGAGCGCGATATCAATATAGAGGACATGGTAACCAACAGCTATTCGGCGGCCCACACAGGCACCCCCATGTTTTCGGTACACATGAGTGTCGGCATACCCTCCGAAATCCACATTGCCGCCCTGCGGGAAGAGTTCATGGATTATTGCGATGCCTTGAATCTGGATGCCGTCATAGAACCCATCAAGGGCTAA
- a CDS encoding NAD(P)/FAD-dependent oxidoreductase, giving the protein MAHIVIMGAGTGGMPCAYELRMELGREHEITMINEREYFQFVPSNPWLAVGWRDRSHITFDIRPHLERKGINFISKRVDKIDPDANQLTLDGGDTVNYDYLVVATGPRLAFEEVEGSGPEGFTESICTVDHAERAYDAYRDLLDDPGHVVIGAMPFASCFGPAYEFAFIMDSDLRKRKMRDKVPMTFVTSEPYIGHLGLGGVGDSKGFLESEFRNHHINWITNAKVTKIEQGKMVVEEFDDSGHKLKEHELDFTYSMMIPAFKGVDAVANVEGLCNPRGFVFVDDHQRNPKYPNIFGAGVCIAIPPVEATAVPTGAPKTGYMIESMVTAIVHNIADELAGKEGTTLATWNAVCLADMGDTGAAFVALPQIPPRNVAWFKKGKWVHMAKIAFEKYFIRKMKKGTSEPIYEKYILKMLGIGKLK; this is encoded by the coding sequence ATGGCGCATATCGTCATTATGGGTGCTGGTACGGGGGGTATGCCCTGTGCCTACGAATTACGCATGGAGCTGGGGCGTGAACATGAGATCACGATGATCAATGAACGGGAATATTTCCAGTTCGTGCCGTCCAATCCCTGGCTGGCTGTAGGTTGGCGTGATCGATCACACATCACTTTTGATATTCGTCCTCACCTGGAACGCAAAGGTATCAATTTTATCTCCAAGCGAGTCGATAAAATCGATCCCGATGCAAATCAGCTGACACTCGACGGCGGAGACACAGTCAACTACGACTACCTTGTTGTCGCAACCGGCCCGCGGCTTGCTTTCGAGGAGGTTGAGGGTTCGGGACCAGAGGGTTTCACTGAATCAATCTGTACTGTGGATCATGCGGAAAGGGCCTATGACGCCTACCGGGATCTGCTGGATGACCCTGGTCATGTGGTTATCGGCGCAATGCCCTTCGCCAGCTGTTTTGGTCCCGCTTATGAATTTGCCTTCATCATGGATTCGGATCTACGAAAGCGTAAGATGCGAGACAAAGTACCGATGACATTCGTGACATCCGAGCCATATATCGGACATCTGGGCCTGGGTGGTGTTGGGGACTCGAAGGGTTTTCTCGAGAGTGAGTTTCGCAACCATCATATCAACTGGATCACTAACGCCAAAGTAACCAAGATCGAACAGGGCAAAATGGTCGTCGAGGAGTTTGACGATTCCGGGCACAAACTGAAGGAGCATGAGCTGGATTTCACCTATTCGATGATGATCCCCGCATTCAAGGGTGTCGATGCTGTCGCCAACGTTGAAGGTTTGTGTAATCCCCGCGGTTTCGTTTTTGTCGACGACCATCAACGTAACCCAAAATATCCGAATATATTTGGCGCCGGTGTCTGTATCGCCATCCCGCCCGTGGAAGCGACCGCTGTCCCCACCGGGGCGCCCAAGACCGGATATATGATTGAGTCGATGGTGACCGCCATCGTTCACAACATTGCGGATGAACTGGCCGGCAAGGAGGGTACGACCCTGGCTACCTGGAATGCCGTCTGTCTTGCCGACATGGGAGATACCGGTGCCGCTTTTGTCGCATTACCGCAAATTCCACCCCGTAATGTAGCCTGGTTCAAAAAAGGCAAGTGGGTGCATATGGCCAAGATCGCCTTTGAAAAGTATTTCATCCGCAAGATGAAGAAAGGGACCTCTGAGCCGATTTATGAGAAGTACATCCTCAAGATGCTGGGCATTGGGAAGTTGAAATAG
- the dapA gene encoding 4-hydroxy-tetrahydrodipicolinate synthase, which translates to MFHGSMVAMITPMVEDGSLDDAALRALVEFHIRQGTDAIVAVGTTGESATLDEEEHCDVIRRVVDYVDGRVSVIAGTGANSTREAVTLTQCAKEAGADACLLVTPYYNKPTQEGLYQHHTAVAEAVDIRQILYNVPGRTACDMLPETIARLAQVPNIIGVKEATGDLSRLHRLRELCDDSFEFYSGDDATGCEFLLQGGHGVISVTANAAPRLMHEMSIAALAGRDEEARAIDAKLAGLHSALFVESNPIPVKWAMMKLGLANRGIRLPLTWLSPSAEDEVLQAMHQAEIL; encoded by the coding sequence ATGTTTCACGGCAGTATGGTAGCAATGATCACTCCCATGGTGGAGGACGGCAGCCTGGATGATGCCGCTTTGCGTGCGCTTGTGGAGTTTCATATCCGGCAAGGCACTGACGCGATCGTCGCTGTCGGCACGACCGGCGAGTCCGCCACCCTGGACGAAGAGGAGCATTGCGATGTGATCCGGCGGGTGGTCGACTATGTCGACGGCAGGGTGTCTGTGATTGCAGGTACCGGTGCCAACTCGACCCGGGAAGCCGTCACTCTGACTCAATGCGCCAAGGAAGCGGGTGCGGATGCCTGTCTGTTGGTGACCCCCTACTACAACAAACCCACTCAGGAAGGGCTATATCAACACCATACAGCGGTTGCCGAGGCGGTTGATATTCGCCAGATTCTCTATAATGTGCCGGGACGTACTGCCTGCGATATGCTGCCTGAGACAATCGCCAGGTTGGCGCAGGTGCCGAACATCATCGGAGTCAAGGAGGCAACCGGTGATCTGTCGCGATTACATCGGCTGCGTGAGCTTTGTGATGACTCATTTGAGTTTTACAGCGGCGATGATGCCACTGGCTGTGAGTTCCTGTTACAGGGCGGGCACGGCGTCATCTCGGTAACTGCGAATGCGGCTCCGCGCCTGATGCACGAAATGAGTATTGCCGCTCTGGCCGGCAGAGATGAAGAGGCGCGTGCGATCGATGCGAAGCTGGCTGGATTGCATAGTGCGCTGTTCGTGGAATCCAACCCTATTCCTGTGAAGTGGGCAATGATGAAACTGGGGTTGGCGAATCGTGGGATCCGGTTGCCGCTGACGTGGCTGAGCCCGTCGGCGGAAGATGAGGTTTTACAAGCAATGCATCAGGCCGAAATTCTATGA
- a CDS encoding peroxiredoxin, whose amino-acid sequence MSAITIGNPVPDIELPVTGDKHIKLTDFHGKPIVLYFYPKASTPGCTQEGLDFSALIAKFRRQSAIILGASRDSLKAQENFKQKQGFSFDLIADKEEKLCHAFDVIKMKSMYGRQVRGIERSTFLIDESGYLRWEWRKVKVKGHAEEVLDTLKAMRAGKLA is encoded by the coding sequence ATGTCTGCCATCACCATCGGAAACCCTGTGCCCGATATAGAGCTGCCCGTTACCGGTGACAAGCACATCAAACTCACCGACTTTCATGGAAAACCCATCGTTCTCTATTTCTACCCTAAAGCCAGTACCCCGGGCTGTACCCAGGAGGGGCTGGATTTCAGCGCCTTGATTGCTAAGTTCAGACGTCAATCCGCCATTATCCTCGGAGCTTCCAGGGACAGCCTGAAGGCCCAGGAAAATTTCAAGCAAAAACAAGGATTTTCATTCGATCTCATAGCCGATAAAGAGGAGAAGCTGTGTCACGCATTCGATGTCATAAAAATGAAATCGATGTATGGCAGGCAGGTACGCGGCATAGAACGCAGCACCTTTCTGATCGACGAAAGTGGATATCTGCGCTGGGAGTGGCGTAAGGTCAAAGTCAAGGGGCACGCAGAGGAAGTCCTGGACACCTTGAAGGCGATGCGAGCCGGAAAACTTGCCTGA
- a CDS encoding PhoH family protein, protein MSEKRSNNTRLFVLDTNVLMHDPSALFRFKEHDIYLPMVVLEELDKGKKGMSEVARNVRQTSRFLDELMGNVPQSAICDGIPLNTLQLNGGTESLSGHLFFQTKPISGDLPSTLPGNTPDNTILATALSLQSEYPERKIILVSKDINLRIKAAVVGIHAEDYSNDKVLEDVNLLYSGMESLPAGFWEQHTKELESWQEEGRTFYRVVGPDTEAWYPSQCLHLPGDEGFQAIVRKKEENNATIELMEDFTNPKHAVWGITARNQEQNFALNLLLDPELDFVSLLGTAGTGKTLLTLAAGLVQTLDLNLYREIIMTRVTVPVGEDIGFLPGTEEEKMTPWMGALMDNLEVLTQTEGGEWGRAATEDLLRSRIRIHSLNFMRGRTFLNKYIILDEAQNLTPKQMKTLVTRAGPGTKIVCLGNVAQIDTPYLTETTSGLTYAVDRFKNWPHSGHITLQRGERSRLADYASENL, encoded by the coding sequence ATGTCAGAAAAACGATCCAACAATACCCGTCTTTTCGTCCTCGATACCAATGTACTGATGCATGACCCATCCGCCCTGTTCCGCTTCAAGGAGCACGATATCTACCTGCCGATGGTGGTGTTGGAAGAGCTGGATAAGGGAAAAAAGGGTATGTCTGAGGTTGCAAGGAATGTCCGCCAAACCAGCCGTTTCCTCGATGAGTTGATGGGCAATGTACCTCAATCCGCCATTTGTGACGGCATTCCTCTAAACACCCTGCAGCTGAATGGCGGTACCGAGTCCCTGAGCGGCCATCTTTTTTTCCAGACCAAGCCAATCAGCGGTGACCTGCCCTCGACACTGCCGGGCAATACGCCCGACAACACAATACTCGCGACAGCCCTCAGCCTGCAGTCGGAATACCCCGAAAGAAAAATCATACTGGTATCGAAGGATATCAACCTGCGCATCAAGGCGGCCGTGGTCGGCATTCATGCTGAGGATTACTCCAATGACAAGGTCCTGGAGGATGTCAATCTCCTCTACAGCGGCATGGAGAGTCTGCCGGCGGGTTTCTGGGAGCAGCACACCAAGGAGCTCGAGTCATGGCAGGAGGAGGGACGGACCTTCTATCGGGTCGTTGGACCCGATACTGAAGCCTGGTATCCCAGCCAATGCCTGCACCTGCCGGGAGATGAGGGCTTTCAAGCCATCGTCAGAAAGAAAGAAGAGAACAATGCAACCATTGAACTGATGGAGGATTTCACCAATCCCAAGCATGCGGTGTGGGGCATCACGGCACGCAATCAGGAGCAGAATTTCGCCTTGAATCTGCTGCTCGACCCCGAGCTCGATTTCGTCTCACTGCTGGGCACGGCCGGCACCGGTAAAACCCTGCTCACCCTGGCTGCCGGCCTGGTGCAGACACTTGACCTCAATCTCTACCGCGAAATCATCATGACCCGGGTTACGGTACCGGTAGGCGAGGATATCGGCTTTCTACCCGGCACTGAAGAAGAGAAGATGACACCCTGGATGGGCGCGCTGATGGATAATCTGGAGGTTCTGACCCAGACAGAAGGGGGTGAGTGGGGACGCGCCGCCACTGAAGATCTGCTGCGCAGCCGGATCCGTATCCATTCCCTCAATTTCATGCGGGGCCGTACCTTCTTAAACAAATACATCATTCTCGATGAAGCCCAGAATCTGACCCCGAAACAGATGAAGACACTGGTCACCCGTGCCGGACCCGGCACCAAGATCGTCTGCCTCGGCAATGTGGCCCAGATCGATACACCCTACCTGACAGAAACGACATCTGGCCTGACCTATGCCGTCGACCGGTTCAAGAACTGGCCCCACAGCGGGCATATAACCCTGCAGAGGGGGGAGAGATCGCGGCTTGCGGATTATGCATCTGAAAATCTATAA
- the bamC gene encoding outer membrane protein assembly factor BamC produces the protein MQSAFAFLIIISLAFTLTGCSSGGGYFSDSERVYRSQKETVDDLEVPPDLSRSSIQDAMAIPGAGASYEEYANKRGGGGGAAISAKDEVLPEFNDIRVERDGDQRWLVINAEPQDVWSKVVEFWRGHGLLLVEQDPTIGVMKTDWLESRADIKQGPITEFFRKTLGSIYSSATRDQFRVRLEKGFVRGTTELYLTHRGMEEKLKEDFSGNADTTYWTPRPNDPGIEAAMLRSIMVYLGMANENAEQALARGDEREQRSKLIKSGERSELWINEGFARAWRLTGVALDRVGFAVEDRDRSSGIYFVRYSELSGAGQEDKGFFSKLAFWRNDEDSIDKETQYQVKLSELDERTRVQIRDQDGAEADIKAAGRILTMIHEQIR, from the coding sequence ATGCAATCAGCTTTCGCTTTTCTGATAATCATTTCTCTGGCCTTCACGCTAACCGGATGCAGCTCCGGTGGTGGCTATTTTTCCGACTCTGAACGAGTCTACCGTTCTCAGAAGGAGACGGTTGATGATCTTGAGGTGCCACCGGACCTCAGTCGTTCGTCAATACAGGATGCCATGGCGATACCCGGTGCCGGGGCATCGTATGAAGAGTATGCCAATAAACGAGGCGGTGGCGGGGGTGCGGCCATATCTGCAAAAGATGAGGTTTTGCCGGAATTTAACGATATAAGGGTTGAGCGCGACGGCGATCAGCGCTGGCTTGTTATCAATGCGGAACCGCAAGACGTGTGGTCAAAAGTCGTCGAGTTTTGGCGTGGTCACGGGCTCCTGTTGGTGGAGCAGGACCCGACCATCGGTGTCATGAAAACCGATTGGCTCGAGAGTCGTGCCGATATTAAGCAAGGTCCGATTACCGAGTTTTTTCGCAAGACCCTGGGCAGTATCTATTCATCGGCCACGCGTGACCAGTTTCGTGTACGTCTGGAGAAAGGGTTTGTGCGCGGAACCACCGAACTCTATCTGACTCATCGAGGCATGGAGGAGAAGCTGAAAGAGGATTTCAGCGGTAATGCCGACACGACCTATTGGACCCCCCGGCCCAATGATCCGGGTATCGAGGCTGCGATGCTACGCAGTATCATGGTCTATCTCGGGATGGCGAATGAGAATGCGGAACAGGCCCTGGCTCGGGGAGATGAGAGGGAACAGCGTTCCAAATTGATTAAATCCGGGGAACGCTCCGAGCTGTGGATCAATGAGGGCTTTGCCCGCGCATGGCGACTGACCGGCGTTGCACTCGATCGTGTCGGCTTTGCGGTGGAGGATCGGGATCGCTCATCCGGCATCTATTTCGTTCGTTACAGCGAGTTATCGGGAGCGGGCCAGGAAGACAAGGGGTTCTTTTCCAAGCTGGCTTTTTGGCGGAATGATGAAGACAGTATCGATAAAGAGACGCAATACCAGGTCAAACTCTCCGAACTCGATGAAAGAACACGGGTGCAGATCAGAGACCAGGATGGTGCTGAAGCCGACATCAAGGCGGCCGGAAGAATTCTCACTATGATACACGAGCAGATTCGCTGA